From a region of the Paenibacillus sp. FSL R10-2734 genome:
- the ilvC gene encoding ketol-acid reductoisomerase: MAVTTYYEQDAELSVLKGKTIAVIGYGSQGHAQAQNLRDSGLQVVIGLREGKSFETAKNDGFEVLPVAEAVSRADVVQILMPDETQASVYKNEVEPNLKKGAALMFSHGFNVHFGQIVAPKDADVLLVAPKSPGHMVRRTYVEGFGVPGLIAIEQDATGKAKEIGLAYAKGIGCTRAGVIETSFREETETDLFGEQAVLCGGVSALIKAGFETLTEAGYAPEMAYFECLHELKLIVDMVYEGGLSSMRDSISNTAEYGDYVTGPRIVTEDTKKAMKAVLTDIQEGKFARDFILENQSGRAFLTATRRNEAAHPVEVVGSQLREMMHWIKK, encoded by the coding sequence ATGGCAGTTACAACGTACTATGAACAGGATGCAGAACTTAGTGTATTAAAAGGAAAGACAATTGCGGTAATCGGGTACGGTAGCCAAGGACATGCCCAAGCACAAAACCTGCGTGACAGTGGTCTTCAAGTTGTCATCGGTCTTCGTGAAGGTAAATCTTTCGAAACTGCAAAAAATGACGGTTTTGAAGTATTGCCAGTAGCTGAAGCAGTATCCCGTGCTGATGTTGTGCAAATTCTGATGCCAGATGAAACTCAGGCATCCGTATATAAAAATGAAGTAGAACCGAACCTCAAAAAGGGCGCGGCTTTGATGTTCTCCCACGGATTTAACGTACACTTTGGACAAATCGTTGCTCCTAAAGATGCTGACGTGCTGCTTGTAGCACCAAAATCTCCAGGGCACATGGTTCGTCGTACTTATGTTGAAGGCTTCGGCGTTCCTGGCTTGATTGCTATCGAACAAGATGCAACTGGAAAAGCTAAAGAAATCGGTCTTGCTTATGCAAAAGGTATCGGCTGTACACGTGCAGGGGTTATCGAAACTTCTTTCCGTGAAGAAACCGAAACTGACTTGTTCGGCGAACAAGCAGTACTTTGCGGTGGTGTATCCGCACTGATCAAAGCTGGATTCGAAACATTGACAGAAGCAGGATATGCTCCTGAAATGGCTTACTTCGAATGTCTGCATGAACTGAAACTGATCGTTGACATGGTATACGAAGGCGGATTGTCCAGCATGCGCGATTCCATCAGTAACACTGCGGAATACGGCGACTATGTAACTGGACCACGCATTGTAACTGAAGATACTAAGAAAGCAATGAAAGCTGTTCTGACGGATATCCAAGAAGGTAAATTCGCTCGCGACTTTATCCTTGAGAACCAATCCGGACGTGCTTTCCTTACAGCTACTCGTCGTAACGAAGCTGCTCACCCAGTAGAAGTAGTAGGTAGCCAATTGCGTGAAATGATGCACTGGATTAAGAAGTAA